One Magnetospirillum sp. 15-1 genomic window, TCGTGCAGCTCCTTCCACAGCCAGGACCGCTTCAGGTGCTCGGGATAGGCGCTCACCTCGTTGGCGCCGCCCTCGTGGCCCAGGGCCTCGGCGACGGCCTCGGCCGCCACCATGGCCGACTTCATGGCGGTGTGGGTGCCCTTGATCTTGGGCACGTTGAGGAAGCCCGCCGTGTCGCCCACCAGCACGCCGCCGGGGAAGCTGAGCTTGGGGACCGACTGGAAGCCGCCTTCCGACAGGGCGCGCGCGCCATAGGACACCCGGCGGCCACCCTCGAAGATCGGGCGGATGGCCGGATGGGTCTTGAAGCGCTGGAACTCGTCGAAGGGCGACAGGTGCGGGTTGGCGTAGTCCAGGCCGACCACGAAGCCCACCGCCACCTGATTGTTCTCCAGGTGATAGAGGAACGAACCGCCATAGGTGGCGGTGTCCAGCGGCCAGCCGACGGTATGGACGATGGTGCCCGCCTTATGCTTGGCCGGGTCGATCTCCCACAGCTCCTTGATGCCGATGCCGTAGGTCTGGTCCTCGCAATCCCGGCACAGGTCGAAGCGCTCGAACAGCGTCTTGGTCAGCGAGCCGCGGCAGCCCTCGGCGAAGATGGTCTGGCGCGCCCACAGCTCGACGCCCGGCGTATGGTTGTGGGTGGGCTGGCCGTCCTTGCCGATCCCCATGTCGCCGGTCGCCACGCCCTTGACCGAGCCGTCCTCGTGGTACAGCACCTCGGCCGCCGCGAAGCCGGCGAAGATCTCGACGCCCAGCGCCTCGGCCTGGGCCCCCAGCCAGCGGGTGAAGTTGCCCAGCGACACGATGTAATTGCCGTGATTGTTCATCTGCGGCGGCGTCATCAGCCGGATGGCCTTGGACTCCGTCAGGAACAGGAAGCGGTCGTCGCTGGCCGGCGTCAGCAGCGGCGCGGCGCGCTCCCGCCAGTCCGGGAACAGCTCCGCCAGCGAGCGCGTCTCGATCACCGCTCCCGACAGGATGTGGGCTCCCACCTCCGAACCCTTCTCCAGCACGCAGACGCTCAAGTCGGCGTTGAGCTGCTTCAGCCGGATGGCCGCCGTCAGGCCAGATGGCCCGCCGCCAACCACCACGACGTCGAATTCCATGGATTCACGTTCCATTAGACCTGCTACTCCCCCCCCCCTAAAAAGCGGGGACGAATCCATGCCGGATTCGCCCCCGTCAGGTTGCGGCCTCAGGGAGACTGGAGGGCCGCGGTGAATTCCGGCAACACCTTGAAGAGGTCCGCGACCAGGCCGTAATCGGCGACCTGGAAGATGGGGGCCTCCTCGTCCTTGTTGATGGCGACGATGACCTTGGAATCCTTCATGCCGGCCAGGTGCTGGATGGCGCCCGAGATGCCGACGGCGATGTAGAGGTCCGGCGCCACGATCTTGCCGGTCTGGCCGACCTGGAAGTCGTTGGGCACGAAGCCGGCGTCGACCGCTGCCCTTGACGCACCGACGGCGGCGCCCAGCTTGTCGGCCACCGCTTCGAGCAGCGGGAAGTTGTCGCCCGACTGCATGCCGCGCCCGCCCGAGATGATGATGCGGGCGCTGGTCAGCTCGGGACGCTCGGACTTGCTGAGCTGGCTGCCCACGTAGGACGACAGGGCCGGGTCGGCGGCCGCCGCGACGGCTTCCACCGAAGCCGAGCCACCCTCGGCCTTGGCCGCCTCGAAGCCGGTGCCGCGCACGGTGATCACCTTGACCGCGTCCTTGGACTGCACGGTGGCGAGCGCATTGCCGGCATAGATCGGGCGGATGAAGGTGTCGGGGGACACCACGCCGGTGATCTCCGACACCTGGGCCACGTCGAGCAGCGCCGCGACGCGGGGCGCCACGTTCTTGCCCCCCGTGGTGGCGGGCGCCAGGATGTGGCTGTAGCCGCCGGCCAGGCTCACCACCAGGGCGGCCAGGGGCTCGGCCAGATGGTTGGCGTAAAGGGCGGCGTCGGCCGACAGCACCTTGGCCACACCCGCCACCTTGGCGGCGGCCTCGGCCACGGCAGTGATGCCGCTTCCGGCGACCAGGACGTGCACATCGCCGCCGATCCTGGCGGCGGCGGTGACGGTGTTCAGCGTGGCGGCCTTGAGAGTGCCGCCCTCGTGCTCGGCTAGAACCAGAATGGTCATTCGTTCGTCCCTTTCCCGTCGTCATGCCCGGACTTGTTCCGGG contains:
- a CDS encoding electron transfer flavoprotein-ubiquinone oxidoreductase, whose product is MERESMEFDVVVVGGGPSGLTAAIRLKQLNADLSVCVLEKGSEVGAHILSGAVIETRSLAELFPDWRERAAPLLTPASDDRFLFLTESKAIRLMTPPQMNNHGNYIVSLGNFTRWLGAQAEALGVEIFAGFAAAEVLYHEDGSVKGVATGDMGIGKDGQPTHNHTPGVELWARQTIFAEGCRGSLTKTLFERFDLCRDCEDQTYGIGIKELWEIDPAKHKAGTIVHTVGWPLDTATYGGSFLYHLENNQVAVGFVVGLDYANPHLSPFDEFQRFKTHPAIRPIFEGGRRVSYGARALSEGGFQSVPKLSFPGGVLVGDTAGFLNVPKIKGTHTAMKSAMVAAEAVAEALGHEGGANEVSAYPEHLKRSWLWKELHEVRNIRPSFHWGLFGGIAYSALETYVFKGKMPWTLHHRPDHLALKKASECPKISYPKPDGVVSFDKLSSVFISSTNHEENQPAHLKLRDPAVPVAINLEHYDAPEQRYCPAGVYEIVRNDDGSNPRLQINAQNCLHCKTCDIKDPTQNINWVVPEGGGGPNYPNM
- a CDS encoding FAD-binding protein; its protein translation is MTILVLAEHEGGTLKAATLNTVTAAARIGGDVHVLVAGSGITAVAEAAAKVAGVAKVLSADAALYANHLAEPLAALVVSLAGGYSHILAPATTGGKNVAPRVAALLDVAQVSEITGVVSPDTFIRPIYAGNALATVQSKDAVKVITVRGTGFEAAKAEGGSASVEAVAAAADPALSSYVGSQLSKSERPELTSARIIISGGRGMQSGDNFPLLEAVADKLGAAVGASRAAVDAGFVPNDFQVGQTGKIVAPDLYIAVGISGAIQHLAGMKDSKVIVAINKDEEAPIFQVADYGLVADLFKVLPEFTAALQSP